TGATCTACTGGGAATAGAGATGCCATATAAAATGTAAATAAAATTGAAAAGTCAAAGGCAAAAAGCAAAAGAGTCAACAATCACCAAAATTGTAAAAGCTGCTGAAAAGCTTTTCTTTAGTAAGGGTATTGCCCAGACAACTATGGATGAAATTGCTACTCTCGCAAATTGCAGCAAAGCAACTTTATATTCTTATTTTCCATCCAAGGAAGAACTGATTTTTGCAATTGCCAAAAAGGGGAATGAAAAATGTCAGTCCATGCTCACAAAAGCAGCTTCGTCTTTTAATACAGGAGCAGATAAAGTAAGAGCTATCGGTTACGAATTCTTTAATTTTGCAGCTACTTACCCGGATTATTACCATTACCTTTCACTTTATGTAAGCATAGATTTATATAAAATGGACGATGAAAATGCAAAAGCTTTGTTAAATATCGATAAAATTTTAGCTGAAAATATTGAAATTGGTATTCAGGACGGAACAATTAAAGATAGTGCAAATGCGGATGTAATAGCCAAATGTCTTTGGTTTATGGCTCATGGATTAATTCAGTTTATCAGCAATAAAGGAGAATTACTGGAAAGTGCTACAGCTATTAAAACTAAAGATATGCTGAGTACATGTTTTATAATTCTGGAAGATAGTTTAGCTGTCGACCCGCAATACAGAGGTTTGATTGATAAAAATCCGCATATGTTTGACGCATTAGCTAAAAAACTTTTATCAAATAAAACGAAAGTTTGATAATCTATTTTAGGTTTTTACTGTTAGAAAGGCAAAATATATAAAAATTGGATCCGATAACACACATGGCTGTTGGGGCCGCAGTAGGAGAGGCTTTATTAGGAAAAAAAATAGGAAACAAAGCGCCTGTATATGGTGCTCTGGCTGCATTTATACCTGATTTAGATGTTTTATTTGGTTTGTTTCTACATCCGGTTGACTATTTAAGTATCCACAGGGGATTTACCCATTCAATCTTTTTTCCGTTTTTACTGGCTCCTTTTTTAGCTTATTGGGCATATAAGAAAAATAAAGATAAAGAGGTCCCGCTAAAGCAATGGTTTTGGTTTTTTGTAGCGGTGATTATTTCACATCCACTCATAGATATAATGACGGGTTACGGAACACAGTTTTTCTACCCAATCTCCAGATATGCCATTGAGCTAAATACAATCTTTATCATTGATCCTTTATTTACCATTCCGCTTTTGGTTGGGATTATCTATATATTGGTATCTAAAAGAGCCCGTACAAAAAGAACGAAAATCAATTATACCGTACTTGGAATTAGTTTTTCTTACCTGATGCTGACGGTAGTATTTAAACTTTTTGCAATGCAGGCCTTTTATTCAGCTATTGAAAGAGACAATATTCAATATGAGCGGATGAGGACTTTCCCCGGTCCCTTTGCCTCTTTCTTTTGGAGAGGATTGATAGAAACTGAAGATGGTTATTATGAAGGCTATCACTCTCTTTTTGGCTCAGCCCGTGATATTGAATTTCACTTTATTCCAAGAAATGAGCACAAAATTAAAGAGATAAAAGATTCTTATGCTGTAGGTGAACTTTTATGGTTTTCAAAAGGATATTATCATATTAGCACGAATGAAAAAGGAAATTTAGTTTTCAATGACTTACGATTTGGCAGCTATCTGGGCTTTATGGGAGATTACTCAGATTTTATTTTTAGTTTTAAAATATTGAAAAACAAACCCGATCAGCCTTATCCCATCAGTTTTAATCAGGAAGTTGGGAGTTTTAGTGTCTCCGCATCTGATTTAAGAAAATACTTTTTAACTGCCTGGGGTAGAAAAGAAAGTCATTTAGTAGCCACCCCGGATAATTAACTTTTGCTGAAAAATATCTTTCTCAGACTGAATTTCAAGTATATACATGCCATCCGGAAGTCCGGTAACATTCACCTGTTTGTTTTCAAATTTTTGAATGTCCAAAAATTGACTCATTAATTTTTTACCGTTTAAATTGTATAAGCGCATTATACCGTTAAATGACTCAAGGTTGTTACTCTGAATATTAATAATTCCATCACTGGGGTTTGGAAAAATGTTCAATCTTTCAGTTGGACTTGTTTCAAAAATTGAAGAAATTTCTATTTCCGGTTTTTCACATTCAAAGCCACTGTTTCCACCTTGAATTCCGACTGTAAAGTTGTAGCGAATTTCTGTTCCGAAATCGGGATTAAAGCTTCTCAATAAAGAGTTATTGGTGTTTCTGAACCGGATAAATCCACTCCCTGCCTGAGCCTGATTTGCCCAGTAACTCAATCCGTCTTTCCCTGAGTCTGTCAGCAAAAAGGTATAACAGCCCGGGTCAAGTTGAACAGTTTCATTGTAAACCGTATTTGCATCAAACTGTGTTTTTTGAACTACGGTGTCTCCGGCATCATTGAGTATAAAAAAAGCATTTTCTTCCGGTCTTTGGTTGGTGCGCATATTGATCACAAACTCATCCGGTAATACAGGAACAGTCTCAAATGGAGTGCTCATAAAATTATTAGCGTCGTAGCCGTCTATTTTGTTATTCGGATATGAAATTTCTGCATAGAAGATATGAGAGTGATTGCTGTCTTCCGGCCAATTAAAATTTGGGAGTTCAACAACTGCTGTCTCTAAAAACTCCAGGGAACCTTCCCATAAATAGTAGCAGGGTGTTTCTCCTTCAATGCCGTACTCAATTAGCAGACTGTTTAGGCTTTCTTTTCCTCTGTTTCTTATTTTTACAGCCGGATTTGCACAAATTGGATTCATTCTCATATACCTGTCATGATTCGAGGGTTTAAGGATATCCAATAATTCGGCATCCAGGTTTAAAGTAGGTTCTCCATACTGAATCAACTGTACAGTAACAATATGAACCGGTGTTTGAGGACCTGTCCAGGTATAAGGTTCTACATCAAAATTAATTTCAACATCTTCTCCGGCTGTCACTAAAGAACCAATTTCATGTTCAAAAGGAAAAACCTTGTCTCCCGGACACCAGTTTGCCCTGTCCAGTAACCAGGTGCCACCTTGTGGATACACATTATTTAATCCGCAATCATCTCTCCACATGCTTTCGCTAAACTGAAAATTTCCATCAATAAAAATGAAATAATCCAGTACACAGAATTCTGCACAAAACAAATTATTGTCAAAAGCGTGCCCGCTGGGCAGGACTTTCAGCTTAGCTGTTTTCATATCCTCGGAAATGCTCATTGTTTTTGGAGGCATTACATTATCCTGAAAATCCTGAGTATCATGATATGAAAAAGAGCCCATATATACATTGTCAATGCTTATGACGTTGCGGGGCGGGATACCTTCTATAAATTCAAAATCCAAAGTAACACTAAATCCACTGGACCATCCTGAATAAAAGGCTTTTACATAAACACTGTCTTTCAGCATATGAGCATAGTCAGTAACATCATATAAAAAAGTATGTTCCCAGTCATTATTATAACCCTGACTATTATTAGCCATATACCCGCCATAAGGAGTAATAGCTCTGGCAATTTCATATTCTGTACCGGCTATGGAATAATTCCAGTTTGTATCTACTATCAGGGGGTTCGTTTGTATTGTATCAAAAGAACTGACGGATGAGTCTGTGTAGAAATCAGGCACTATATAAATGTTAGTAGTATAATCCCAGTCACTGCAACCATTAGAGGCGCAACCCATGGTGTATTTTAATATAATCTTTTCATAAGTTTGAGACCCATCCGGAAACTCTGCAAATTGATTGTAACTTCCATACCAGGTCATGTCTACTTTATCATGAACCCGGACATGAGTAGTATCTTTTGAAGCAGTTTGTGCGAATATTCCGCCAGGAAGAATGAAAAATAAAAGATAAATAATTATATATGTATGTTTCATGCGTAGAGTTTGTTAATTTTATATGTTAAATATATATTTTTAGAGGATTGTGCATTTAGTAAAGCCTAAAAATATAAAATATCTGTTGATTTTAATAAGCTCGCTGTATAAAAGAATTGATACAATAATTAAGCAGTATTTTTTCTTTTATCCATAGCTGTTTAAAATAGGTCTAATTTGAGAGAAAAAAGGGATTAATTTATATTTTAGCGTATATTCAATCAAAAGTATTCTAATTAAAATTATGGGCGTAAAATCACTTTTAGCAAAACCTGTTGTTCATTTAATGGCTAAATCGGTTAATAAATCCCGGGTAAACCCTTTGGATTGCCAAAAAAAGGTGTTTGAAAGCTTAGTAAAGGAGGCCGGGAATACGAATTTTGGAATTGAACATGATTTTAGATCAATCAAAAACTATGAAGATTTTAAAAAGAATGTTCCTATCCGGGAGTATGAAGATTTTAAACAGTATATAGAAAAAATTAAAAAGGGCGATAGTGATGTTTTATGGCCCGGGAAACCGTCATATTTTGCTAAAACCTCAGGCACAACCTCCGGAGCAAAGTATATTCCAATTACAAAAGATTCAATACCGAATCACATAAATACAGCCAGAGCATCATTAATAATGTATATTAACCGTACCGGAAACAGTAGTTTTTTAGACGGTAAAATGATGTTTTTGTCCGGAAGTCCTGAAATGGAAAGCGTTAGTGGTATAAAAACCGGTCGTCTCAGTGGAATTGTCCATAATCATGTCCCTTCTTATTTATTAGCAAACCGTTTGCCCTCCTACGAAACTAACTGCATAGAAGAGTGGGAAGAAAAGATGGAAAAGACGGCTGATGAAACGCTGGGTGCAGATATGCGTTTAATTTCCGGAATTCCTCCCTGGATTATTAGTTATTTTGAAGTGTTGATGAGACGTAGTGGTAAGAAAATAATTGAATTATTCCCGCATTTTTCTGTTTTGGCTCATGGAGGAGTTAATTATGATCCGTATAAAGATGCGTTGGAAGAACTTATTGGAAAAAAAATCGATACGCTTGAAACATATCCGGCATCAGAAGGGTTTATTGCTTTTCAGGATGCAGAAGATGAACTGGGATTGTTGCTAAATGTAAATTCAGGTATATTTTTTGAATTTATTCCCTTAGATCAGATACATGATGAAAACCCGGAAAGATTTCAACTTGAGGATGTGAAAACAGATGTAAATTATGCTATAGTTATAAATAATAATGCCGGTTTATGGGGTTATAGCTTGGGAGATACCGTAAAATTTCTTTCAACAAAACCTTATCGAATAAAAGTTACCGGCCGAGTCAAACATTATATTTCAGCCTTTGGAGAGCATGTTATTGCAGACGAAGTAGAATGGGCTATGGGGCAAATGACAGCCGAAAAAAAAGCAGCTGTAAATGAGTTTACTGTTGCACCTCGTATGAATCAGTCAGATGAAAAGCCTTGCCACGAATGGTATGTAGAGTTTAGTCAAATGCCTGATGATAAGGAAGGTTTTGTGAAAAGACTGGACGAAAAAATGCGGGAGAAAAATATATATTATGATGATCTGATTAGAAGTGGTATTTTAAGCCCGTTAAAAGTTTTTGCTTTACCGGAAAACAGCTTTAGAGAATACATGAAATCTATAGGTAAGTTAGGGGGGCAAAATAAGATTCAGCGACTGTCTAATTCAAGAGAGATTACAGAACAGCTTGACAAATTTGTGACCGAAAAATGGGAGATAAAACCATAGTTAAAATATGACAAAGAAGAATATTGCTATTCTTGGCTCTACCGGGTCAATAGGTACGCAGGCATTAGAAGTTATAGAGGAACAAAATCATTTGTTTGAAGTTCGTTTGCTCGTAGCCGGCTCAAATGCTGATTTACTGATTGCTCAGGCAAGGAAGTTTCAACCGGATATGGTCGTCATAGCAGACGAAGATAAATATGATTATGTTAAAGAGGCTTTGAGCGATACTTATGTGAAAGTTTATGCCGGAAAAGAATCTATAAATGAATGTGTTCAATTTGAAAGTATAGATATAGTCTTAACAGCAATGGTCGGCTATGCCGGATTAGCACCGACTCTACATGCAATTTCAGCAGGGAAGCATATTGCACTGGCAAATAAAGAAACGCTGGTTGTAGCAGGAGAATTGGTTATGCAGGCAGCCGCAGAGAAAAATGTAAATATCATACCCGTAGATTCAGAGCATTCTGCTATTTTTCAATGTATGGCAGGAGAATGGCATAATCCAATTGAAAAAATTTATCTAACTGCTTCCGGTGGTCCTTTCAGAGGTAAAAGTATTCAGGACTTGGAAAAAGTTACAGTTAAGCAAGCTCTCAAACATCCCAACTGGGAAATGGGAGCAAAAATTACCATAGACTCAGCAACACTTATGAACAAGGGCCTGGAAGTGATTGAAGCTCGTTGGCTTTTCAAGCTAAAACCCGAACAGGTAGATGTGATTGTTCATCCACAATCTATAATTCATTCAATAGTACAATACAAAGATGGGTCCATGAAAGCGCAAATGGGCTTGCCGGATATGAAGTTGCCCATACAGTATGCATTCACATTCCCGGCAAGGGTTGAAAATACGTATCCGCGTTTTAATTTCTTAGATTACCCTTCTTTAACTTTTGAAAAACCGGACTATAAAACCTTTAAAAATCTGTCTCTTTCATTTGACTCCATGAAAAAAGGTGGGAATATGCCCTGTGTATTAAATGCTGCAAATGAAGTGGCAGTTGATGCCTTTTTGAAAGGGAAAATTAAATTTTTACAAATAGCTGAAACAGTTGAAAATGCTCTTTCTGAGATGCCCTTCATAGCCAAACCAT
This Chitinophagaceae bacterium DNA region includes the following protein-coding sequences:
- a CDS encoding metal-dependent hydrolase; the encoded protein is MDPITHMAVGAAVGEALLGKKIGNKAPVYGALAAFIPDLDVLFGLFLHPVDYLSIHRGFTHSIFFPFLLAPFLAYWAYKKNKDKEVPLKQWFWFFVAVIISHPLIDIMTGYGTQFFYPISRYAIELNTIFIIDPLFTIPLLVGIIYILVSKRARTKRTKINYTVLGISFSYLMLTVVFKLFAMQAFYSAIERDNIQYERMRTFPGPFASFFWRGLIETEDGYYEGYHSLFGSARDIEFHFIPRNEHKIKEIKDSYAVGELLWFSKGYYHISTNEKGNLVFNDLRFGSYLGFMGDYSDFIFSFKILKNKPDQPYPISFNQEVGSFSVSASDLRKYFLTAWGRKESHLVATPDN
- a CDS encoding T9SS C-terminal target domain-containing protein; protein product: MKHTYIIIYLLFFILPGGIFAQTASKDTTHVRVHDKVDMTWYGSYNQFAEFPDGSQTYEKIILKYTMGCASNGCSDWDYTTNIYIVPDFYTDSSVSSFDTIQTNPLIVDTNWNYSIAGTEYEIARAITPYGGYMANNSQGYNNDWEHTFLYDVTDYAHMLKDSVYVKAFYSGWSSGFSVTLDFEFIEGIPPRNVISIDNVYMGSFSYHDTQDFQDNVMPPKTMSISEDMKTAKLKVLPSGHAFDNNLFCAEFCVLDYFIFIDGNFQFSESMWRDDCGLNNVYPQGGTWLLDRANWCPGDKVFPFEHEIGSLVTAGEDVEINFDVEPYTWTGPQTPVHIVTVQLIQYGEPTLNLDAELLDILKPSNHDRYMRMNPICANPAVKIRNRGKESLNSLLIEYGIEGETPCYYLWEGSLEFLETAVVELPNFNWPEDSNHSHIFYAEISYPNNKIDGYDANNFMSTPFETVPVLPDEFVINMRTNQRPEENAFFILNDAGDTVVQKTQFDANTVYNETVQLDPGCYTFLLTDSGKDGLSYWANQAQAGSGFIRFRNTNNSLLRSFNPDFGTEIRYNFTVGIQGGNSGFECEKPEIEISSIFETSPTERLNIFPNPSDGIINIQSNNLESFNGIMRLYNLNGKKLMSQFLDIQKFENKQVNVTGLPDGMYILEIQSEKDIFQQKLIIRGGY
- a CDS encoding TetR/AcrR family transcriptional regulator, whose amino-acid sequence is MKLKSQRQKAKESTITKIVKAAEKLFFSKGIAQTTMDEIATLANCSKATLYSYFPSKEELIFAIAKKGNEKCQSMLTKAASSFNTGADKVRAIGYEFFNFAATYPDYYHYLSLYVSIDLYKMDDENAKALLNIDKILAENIEIGIQDGTIKDSANADVIAKCLWFMAHGLIQFISNKGELLESATAIKTKDMLSTCFIILEDSLAVDPQYRGLIDKNPHMFDALAKKLLSNKTKV
- a CDS encoding 1-deoxy-D-xylulose-5-phosphate reductoisomerase, whose translation is MTKKNIAILGSTGSIGTQALEVIEEQNHLFEVRLLVAGSNADLLIAQARKFQPDMVVIADEDKYDYVKEALSDTYVKVYAGKESINECVQFESIDIVLTAMVGYAGLAPTLHAISAGKHIALANKETLVVAGELVMQAAAEKNVNIIPVDSEHSAIFQCMAGEWHNPIEKIYLTASGGPFRGKSIQDLEKVTVKQALKHPNWEMGAKITIDSATLMNKGLEVIEARWLFKLKPEQVDVIVHPQSIIHSIVQYKDGSMKAQMGLPDMKLPIQYAFTFPARVENTYPRFNFLDYPSLTFEKPDYKTFKNLSLSFDSMKKGGNMPCVLNAANEVAVDAFLKGKIKFLQIAETVENALSEMPFIAKPSILDYIETDKETRIRSTQILEKF